From Cecembia calidifontis, one genomic window encodes:
- the gldK gene encoding gliding motility lipoprotein GldK yields the protein MYRIMNFRILSVFIIFFVSIMLQGCGLFGKRGTASEKENRRGEVTGVPKRQIWQQPLPVDMVAIKAGTFWMGQADEDIGFTQSAFNKQITISEFFMDKYEVSNNKYRQFVEAVRLGEYTYGTPTTLKEPPVFNLNEVLPDTTVWSTSFTYHYGDPLMEFYFDHPAFDNYPVVGVSWEQAQMYTEWRTYHMNANDKSDYDYPRFRLPTEAEWEYAAKGGKEVAKYPWGGPYLKNRRGCLMANFKPGRGNYIDDGFAYTAPVDVFAPNGFGLYNMAGNVAEWVQDAYSPVSSSLTWDLDPKYDDPNERRKVVRGGSWKDIAHYLETSTRTYEYQDVKTAHIGFRTVVTFMGRSGSLDVNNSRRRKR from the coding sequence AAAACAGAAGGGGGGAAGTAACAGGCGTCCCCAAGAGACAAATCTGGCAGCAACCCCTTCCAGTAGACATGGTGGCCATCAAAGCCGGGACTTTTTGGATGGGACAGGCAGATGAAGACATTGGCTTCACGCAGTCCGCTTTCAACAAGCAGATTACTATTTCGGAATTTTTTATGGACAAGTACGAAGTGTCCAACAACAAGTACAGACAGTTTGTGGAGGCTGTTCGATTGGGAGAATACACCTATGGTACACCTACCACATTGAAAGAACCACCTGTCTTCAATTTGAACGAGGTACTTCCTGACACCACAGTATGGTCCACAAGTTTCACCTACCATTATGGAGATCCCTTGATGGAGTTTTATTTTGATCACCCCGCTTTTGATAATTATCCTGTCGTGGGTGTCAGTTGGGAGCAGGCTCAAATGTACACCGAGTGGAGAACGTATCACATGAATGCCAATGACAAGTCCGATTACGACTACCCTAGGTTTAGACTTCCAACTGAAGCAGAGTGGGAATATGCAGCCAAAGGTGGCAAAGAGGTAGCCAAGTATCCTTGGGGTGGTCCATATCTGAAAAACAGAAGAGGCTGTCTAATGGCAAACTTTAAGCCAGGAAGAGGTAATTATATCGACGATGGATTTGCCTACACAGCCCCAGTGGATGTATTTGCTCCCAACGGCTTTGGTTTGTATAATATGGCAGGCAATGTCGCCGAGTGGGTACAAGACGCTTACAGCCCCGTTTCCAGCTCTCTTACCTGGGACCTCGATCCTAAATACGATGATCCTAATGAAAGAAGGAAAGTGGTCAGAGGGGGCTCTTGGAAAGATATCGCTCACTATCTAGAAACAAGTACACGAACTTATGAATATCAAGATGTAAAAACTGCACACATTGGCTTTAGGACAGTTGTAACTTTTATGGGTAGATCAGGTTCTTTGGATGTAAATAACAGTAGAAGAAGAAAAAGATAA
- the gldM gene encoding gliding motility protein GldM, with protein MAGGKETPRQRMIGMMYLVLTALLALQVSNQILQKFVLLNDGLERTSKNFIDKNEFTVSSIANTVEQQGNNERDVPKVAAAQEVRKTTAEVYAYLESLKQELITVSDAKNEQGQFKNSALKNVDIPGNIFNNNKKGFEMQEKLNNYPKQISDILKGIGVNLEFEDIAKDAKDIEIFKNDPDVRNKSFVFLNFVKSPVGAVLALISQYQNEVLNIESEALRAITDSIGTFYFKSDVFKASVAANSNVVAAGTKFEGNLFIASSSSSATPKMTVDGREVPVVDGFGQISFTVPPAGQYDDRGLAKRILKGEITVNIAGKDSTLTVDYEYFVAQPVIRVTSEVVNQLYADCANDLMIDVPALGNSYAPDFTISNGTFIKGQKPGQVTVIPGNSGKVVIGVSSGGNKIGDVSYDIKPVPAPTIRLFDGRGPIDLSQAYPAPGPSSLIVEALPEVNFGRTMARDANFEVTGGEVILLRSEVPRERVAITGKNVAIRNLLAAARSGDGIVVRVTEVTRTNFRGNKIKTTLTTPEIIRLQIK; from the coding sequence ATGGCTGGCGGAAAAGAGACACCTAGACAGCGGATGATCGGAATGATGTACCTGGTATTGACAGCATTGTTGGCATTGCAGGTAAGTAACCAGATCCTCCAGAAGTTTGTATTGCTGAATGATGGATTGGAAAGAACATCCAAAAATTTTATCGACAAAAATGAATTTACTGTTTCATCTATTGCAAATACAGTTGAGCAGCAGGGTAATAATGAGAGGGATGTGCCCAAGGTAGCGGCAGCTCAGGAGGTTCGTAAAACAACTGCTGAGGTTTATGCCTACCTGGAAAGTCTTAAACAGGAATTGATCACTGTTTCTGACGCAAAAAATGAGCAGGGACAGTTTAAAAATTCTGCTCTGAAGAATGTGGACATCCCTGGAAATATTTTCAACAATAACAAAAAGGGATTTGAAATGCAGGAAAAATTGAACAATTATCCTAAGCAAATTTCAGATATCCTTAAAGGCATAGGTGTTAATTTGGAATTCGAAGACATTGCTAAGGATGCTAAGGACATCGAAATCTTCAAAAATGATCCAGATGTTAGGAACAAGAGTTTTGTCTTCTTGAATTTTGTGAAATCTCCAGTTGGTGCAGTACTTGCCCTAATTTCTCAATATCAAAATGAGGTACTTAACATCGAATCTGAAGCCTTGAGAGCAATCACAGATTCCATTGGTACATTCTACTTCAAATCTGACGTCTTTAAAGCAAGTGTGGCTGCAAATTCCAATGTGGTTGCTGCCGGTACTAAATTTGAGGGTAATCTTTTCATTGCATCATCCTCTTCATCTGCTACTCCAAAAATGACAGTGGATGGAAGAGAGGTGCCTGTAGTAGATGGTTTTGGTCAAATTAGTTTTACGGTACCACCTGCTGGACAATATGACGACAGGGGGCTTGCCAAAAGAATTCTGAAAGGAGAGATTACAGTAAATATCGCAGGTAAGGATTCTACATTGACTGTCGATTATGAGTATTTTGTCGCACAGCCGGTCATCAGGGTAACCTCTGAAGTAGTCAACCAGTTATATGCTGATTGTGCCAATGACCTCATGATCGATGTTCCTGCCCTGGGTAATTCTTATGCTCCCGACTTTACCATCTCTAATGGTACATTTATCAAAGGACAAAAGCCTGGTCAGGTAACCGTTATTCCTGGTAATTCAGGGAAAGTTGTTATCGGCGTATCCAGTGGAGGCAATAAAATCGGAGATGTTTCGTATGATATTAAACCGGTTCCTGCTCCTACAATCCGTTTGTTTGATGGGAGAGGACCAATTGACTTGAGCCAGGCATATCCGGCTCCTGGACCTTCTTCTTTGATCGTTGAGGCACTGCCTGAAGTTAACTTTGGAAGAACAATGGCCAGAGATGCCAATTTTGAGGTGACCGGTGGTGAAGTAATTCTACTTAGAAGCGAGGTTCCTAGGGAGAGGGTTGCAATTACTGGCAAAAATGTAGCCATTAGAAATCTTTTGGCTGCTGCCAGATCAGGTGACGGAATTGTGGTAAGGGTGACTGAGGTAACCAGGACCAACTTCCGTGGAAACAAGATCAAAACCACACTTACTACGCCTGAAATCATCAGGTTGCAGATCAAGTAA
- the gldN gene encoding gliding motility protein GldN gives MKLKNYFTLALAALGLILVTDVFGQVATSVSPSNSGDRRFKVDTVFSVLPIREDDIMFQISVWRRIDLREKYNHPLYGSGDTKNNGIMNNIYKAVVEENALEVFADEQFKQPLSISEFQNNFWIAANGDSIFVKQLYYLDFKEDFLFDKHHSQVKFDVKYIELVMPSPTNANAGQKTIGFIRYKDFYNHFKNHPEAKWLNFQNDSKSLTYDQAFDLRLFRSVVRKYTNSDNALIADMVNPDHPNPDLVAFLNALEFEYKLLDLENSLWEW, from the coding sequence ATGAAACTTAAAAATTATTTTACCTTAGCCCTGGCTGCTCTGGGACTTATTTTAGTCACAGATGTTTTTGGCCAAGTTGCCACAAGTGTTAGCCCAAGTAATAGTGGGGACAGGCGCTTCAAAGTAGACACGGTGTTCTCTGTATTACCGATCAGGGAAGATGATATCATGTTCCAGATCAGTGTTTGGAGAAGGATTGATCTAAGGGAAAAGTACAACCACCCGCTGTATGGCTCAGGAGATACCAAAAATAATGGTATCATGAACAATATCTACAAAGCGGTAGTGGAGGAAAATGCCCTTGAGGTTTTTGCTGATGAGCAATTCAAACAGCCTTTGTCCATTTCTGAATTCCAGAACAATTTCTGGATAGCTGCGAATGGTGACAGCATCTTTGTCAAGCAGTTGTACTATCTTGACTTCAAAGAGGACTTCTTATTTGACAAGCATCATTCCCAGGTTAAGTTTGACGTAAAATACATTGAACTGGTCATGCCTTCCCCAACAAATGCCAATGCAGGTCAAAAGACCATCGGTTTTATCAGGTATAAAGATTTTTATAATCACTTCAAAAATCATCCTGAGGCAAAGTGGTTGAATTTCCAAAATGACTCCAAAAGTCTGACTTATGATCAGGCATTTGATCTAAGGTTGTTCAGATCAGTGGTAAGGAAATATACCAATTCCGATAATGCTTTGATTGCTGATATGGTTAATCCTGATCATCCGAATCCAGATTTGGTCGCCTTTCTCAATGCGCTCGAATTTGAGTATAAACTCCTTGATTTAGAAAATTCCCTTTGGGAATGGTAA
- the gldL gene encoding gliding motility protein GldL, giving the protein MTKKKSFKDKFYGDVMPKIYGIGAAVVILGAMFKILDWPFASLMIGLGLSTEAAIFFLSAFEPKHKEVDWTKVYPELASDEPAPAREQSPAKGAGLTQKFDEMLENAKIGPELFDSLSKGIQNLASSAEKMGKLSDAAVATNEYAENVKMASKTLVDINQSYGKTATALVELSSASNDAKLYHAQVVEVTKNLSALNNVYEMELIDAQNHMKTLNKFYSNVAAAMEGITEAGKETETFRSELSKLNQNVSSLNKIYGGMLTAMKG; this is encoded by the coding sequence ATGACAAAGAAAAAATCTTTCAAGGACAAATTTTATGGCGATGTTATGCCAAAAATTTACGGTATAGGTGCAGCTGTGGTTATTTTAGGAGCAATGTTCAAAATTCTTGACTGGCCTTTTGCCAGCTTGATGATTGGTCTTGGGCTATCCACAGAAGCGGCAATATTTTTTCTATCGGCCTTTGAACCTAAACATAAAGAGGTAGACTGGACTAAAGTATATCCTGAATTGGCGAGCGATGAGCCTGCTCCAGCTAGAGAACAAAGCCCAGCTAAAGGTGCCGGATTGACTCAGAAGTTCGATGAAATGTTGGAAAATGCTAAAATTGGACCGGAACTTTTTGACAGCTTGAGTAAAGGCATTCAAAATCTCGCTTCTTCTGCTGAAAAAATGGGCAAATTGTCCGATGCAGCTGTTGCTACCAATGAGTATGCAGAAAATGTGAAAATGGCTTCCAAAACTTTGGTGGATATCAATCAATCTTATGGCAAAACAGCCACTGCCCTTGTAGAGCTATCTTCTGCATCTAATGATGCCAAGCTGTACCATGCGCAAGTAGTAGAGGTGACCAAAAACCTTTCAGCCTTGAATAATGTCTATGAAATGGAGCTTATCGATGCGCAAAACCACATGAAAACTTTGAATAAGTTTTATTCCAATGTTGCTGCTGCTATGGAGGGTATTACTGAAGCTGGTAAGGAAACAGAAACCTTCAGAAGTGAACTGTCTAAATTGAACCAAAACGTAAGCTCACTCAATAAAATCTATGGTGGTATGTTAACAGCCATGAAAGGTTAA
- the uvrC gene encoding excinuclease ABC subunit UvrC yields the protein MQVPSFKVDEYNLLPDHPGVYKFFNAENELIYVGKAKSLKKRVSSYFVKGQGINHKTKRMVREIQKIEITLVDSEFDALLLENNLIKKTQPKYNILLKDDKTYPYLLLTKEHFPQIYPTRKLIPHRGTYFGPFASVKAMNNVLELIRSIFTIRTCKLDLNPEKIHEGKYKVCLEYHIGNCLGPCEGKQKESDYQQDIEQAKHILRGNLGIAKSYFKEQMQKAAENLAFERAQYFKDKLDLLEKYQSKSMVVNPSIKDLDAFAMVTDEKNAYVNYLKVKNGAVIITKTVELKKKLDESDTELLLTAIVRLRDQFNSDAEEIIVNIPIEENYEGLNIHVPKIGDKKSLIELSLKNAKYYKQEKLLASGEVKDKKFRVLKQLQSDLSLQEMPDHIECFDNSNIQGSNPVASMVCFLNGKPALKEYRHYHIKTVEGPNDFASMTEVVGRRYRRLLEEDKPLPKLIVIDGGKGQLSSAVEALKNLGIYGKVPIIGIAKRLEEIYFPGDQYPVHIDKKSESLRLLQRIRDEAHRFAITFHRNVRSKKAFGSQLTEVEGIGKQTAERLLKHFKSVKKIKEASEEEIGSIIGQSKAKKLKEWLIKEKGG from the coding sequence ATGCAAGTACCCTCATTCAAGGTTGACGAATACAATTTACTACCCGACCATCCTGGGGTGTATAAATTTTTTAACGCAGAAAATGAACTTATTTATGTGGGAAAGGCAAAAAGTCTCAAAAAAAGGGTTTCTTCTTACTTTGTAAAAGGACAGGGCATCAACCATAAGACCAAAAGAATGGTCCGGGAAATACAAAAAATCGAAATTACCCTTGTCGATTCAGAATTTGATGCCCTCTTGTTGGAAAACAACCTGATCAAAAAGACACAGCCCAAGTACAACATCCTTCTCAAGGACGATAAGACCTACCCTTACCTGCTATTGACCAAAGAGCATTTCCCCCAAATCTACCCTACAAGGAAATTAATCCCACATAGAGGCACCTATTTTGGCCCGTTTGCATCGGTAAAAGCCATGAATAATGTGCTGGAATTGATAAGGTCAATTTTCACCATCCGTACATGCAAATTGGATCTTAACCCTGAAAAAATCCATGAGGGAAAATACAAAGTCTGTTTAGAGTATCATATTGGAAACTGCCTAGGTCCCTGCGAAGGAAAACAAAAAGAATCAGACTACCAGCAGGATATCGAACAGGCCAAACACATCCTAAGGGGTAATCTGGGAATTGCTAAATCTTATTTTAAAGAACAGATGCAAAAGGCTGCGGAAAATTTGGCCTTTGAACGGGCACAATATTTCAAAGATAAGTTAGATCTTCTTGAAAAATACCAATCAAAATCCATGGTGGTCAATCCTTCCATCAAAGACTTGGATGCATTCGCCATGGTAACAGATGAAAAAAATGCCTATGTCAATTACCTAAAAGTTAAAAATGGAGCGGTCATCATCACAAAAACTGTAGAACTGAAGAAAAAACTGGACGAATCAGATACAGAGCTCTTGCTTACCGCCATTGTGAGATTAAGAGACCAATTCAACAGTGATGCAGAGGAGATCATTGTCAATATTCCAATTGAAGAAAATTACGAAGGCCTGAATATTCATGTTCCGAAGATAGGAGACAAAAAGAGCCTGATAGAACTATCTCTTAAAAATGCCAAATACTATAAACAGGAAAAGCTCCTTGCCTCGGGAGAAGTAAAAGACAAAAAATTCAGAGTTTTAAAACAACTTCAATCTGACCTTTCGCTTCAGGAAATGCCTGATCATATCGAATGTTTCGATAACTCGAATATACAGGGCAGCAACCCAGTTGCCAGCATGGTCTGCTTTTTAAATGGTAAGCCTGCATTAAAGGAATATCGACATTACCACATCAAAACGGTAGAAGGCCCGAATGACTTTGCCAGTATGACAGAGGTAGTGGGAAGACGATACAGGAGATTATTGGAAGAGGATAAACCCCTGCCAAAACTCATAGTCATAGACGGAGGTAAAGGACAGCTATCTTCTGCGGTAGAAGCACTGAAAAATCTAGGTATTTATGGCAAAGTTCCTATCATAGGAATAGCCAAAAGGCTGGAGGAAATATATTTCCCAGGTGATCAATATCCAGTACATATAGATAAGAAGTCCGAATCACTAAGATTACTTCAAAGGATCCGGGACGAAGCTCACCGATTTGCCATTACTTTCCATAGAAATGTTAGAAGCAAGAAGGCCTTTGGATCCCAACTGACAGAAGTTGAGGGAATTGGAAAGCAAACAGCAGAAAGGTTATTAAAACACTTTAAATCTGTAAAAAAAATAAAGGAAGCAAGTGAAGAAGAAATAGGATCAATTATCGGGCAATCCAAAGCAAAAAAATTAAAGGAATGGTTAATAAAAGAAAAAGGCGGGTAG